A genomic segment from Cricetulus griseus strain 17A/GY chromosome 8, alternate assembly CriGri-PICRH-1.0, whole genome shotgun sequence encodes:
- the Pdia4 gene encoding protein disulfide-isomerase A4, translated as MKLRKAWLLVLLLALTQLLAAASATDAHEDASDTENAIEDEEEEEEDEEEDDLEVKEENGVLVLNDANFDNFVADKDTVLLEFYAPWCGHCKQFAPEYEKIASTLKDNDPPIAVAKIDATSASMLASRFDVSGYPTIKILKKGQAVDYEGSRTQEEIVAKVREVSQPDWTPPPEVTLLLTKDNFDDVVNNADIILVEFYAPWCGHCKKLAPEYEKAAKELSKHSPPIPLAKVDATEQTDLAKRFDVSGYPTLKIFRKGRPFDYNGPREKYGIVSYMIEQSGPPSKEILTLKQVQEFLKDGDDVVIIGVFQGDSDPGYLQYQDAANNLREDYRFHHTFNTEIAKFLKVSMGKLVLMQPEKFQSKYEPRSNVMDVQGSTEPSAIKDYVVKHALPLVGHRKTSNDAKRYTKRPLVVVYYSVDFSFDYRTATQFWRNKVLEVAKDFPEYTFAIADEEDYATEVKDLGLSESGEDVNAAILDESGKKFAMEPEEFDADTLREFVTAFKKGKLKPVIKSQPIPKNNKGPVKVVVGKTFDAIVMDPKKDVLIEFYAPWCGHCKQLEPIYTNLGKKYKGQKDLVIAKMDATANDITNDRYKVEGFPTIYFAPSGDKKNPVKFEGGDRDLEHLSKFIDEHATKKSRTKEEL; from the exons ATGAAGCTCCGGAAAGCCTGGCTGCTGGTCCTGCTCTTGGCGCTGACACAGCTGCTGGCTGCAGCGAGCGCCACAGACGCGCACGAAG ATGCTTCAGACACAGAAAATGCCattgaggatgaagaggaggaggaggaagatgaagaggaagatGACTTGGAAGTTAAGGAAGAAAATGGTGTTTTGGTCTTAAATGATGCAAACTTTGATAACTTTGTTGCTGACAAAGATACAGTGCTACTGGAGTTCTATGCACCATG GTGTGGACATTGCAAGCAGTTTGCTCCAGAATATGAGAAAATTGCCAGCACTTTGAAGGATAATGACCCTCCCATTGCTGTTGCTAAGATTGATGCAACCTCAGCATCCATGCTGGCCAGTAGATTTGATGTGAGTGGTTATCCCACCATCAAGATCCTGAAGAAGGGACAGGCTGTTGACTATGAGGGCTCCAGGACCCAGGAAG aaattgttgcCAAAGTCAGAGAAGTTTCCCAGCCTGACTGGACACCTCCACCTGAAGTCACGCTTCTATTGACTAAAGATAACTTTGATGATGTTGTGAATAATGCAGACATCATTCTGGTGGAATTCTATGCCCCGTG GTGTGGACACTGCAAGAAACTTGCCCCTGAATACGAGAAGGCTGCCAAGGAGCTCAGCAAGCACTCTCCTCCAATTCCTTTAGCCAAAGTTGATGCCACTGAACAGACAGACCTGGCCAAGAGGTTTGATGTCTCTGGCTACCCCACTTTGAAAATTTTCCGAAAAGGAAGGCCTTTTGACTACAATGGCCCACGAGAGAAATATG GAATTGTCAGCTACATGATTGAGCAATCTGGGCCTCCCTCAAAGGAGATTCTGACCCTGAAGCAGGTCCAGGAATTCCTGAAGGATGGAGATGATGTAGTCATCATTGGGGTCTTTCAGGGAGACAGTGACCCGGGGTATCTGCAGTATCAGGATGCTG CTAACAATCTGAGAGAAGATTACAGATTTCACCACACTTTCAACACTGAAATAGCTAAGTTCTTGAAAGTCTCCATGGGGAAGCTGGTATTGATGCAGCCTGAGAAATTCCAGTCCAAGTATGAGCCCAGGAGCAATGTGATGGATGTTCAG ggttccaCAGAGCCATCAGCCATTAAGGACTATGTGGTGAAACATGCTTTGCCTCTGGTGGGCCACCGAAAAACCTCCAATGATGCCAAGCGGTACACCAAGCGCCCTCTGGTGGTTGTATACTACAGTGTGGACTTCAGCTTTGATTATAGAACTG CTACTCAGTTTTGGCGTAACAAAGTCCTGGAGGTGGCCAAGGACTTCCCCGAGTACACCTTTGCCATTGCTGATGAGGAGGACTATGCGACAGAAGTGAAGGACCTGGGTCTCAGTGAGAGTGGCGAGGACGTCAATGCAGCCATCCTAGATGAGAGCGGGAAGAAGTTTGCCATGGAGCCAGAGGAGTTTGATGCAGACACTCTCCGGGAGTTTGTCACAGCTTTTAAAAAAG GAAAACTAAAGCCAGTCATCAAATCACAGCCAATACCCAAGAACAACAAGGGACCAGTCAAGGTGGTAGTGGGAAAGACCTTTGATGCCATCGTGATGGATCCCAAAAAGGATGTCCTCATTGAATTCTATGCACCCTGGTGTGGGCACTGCAAGCAGCTGGAGCCCATCTACACTAACCTAGGCAAGAAATACAAGGGCCAGAAGGACTTGGTCATAGCCAAGATGGATGCTACTGCTAATGACATCACCAATGACCGATATAAGGTGGAGGGCTTCCCCACCATCTATTTTGCCCCCAGTGGGGACAAAAAGAACCCAGTTAAATTTGAGGGTGGAGACAGAGATCTGGAGCATTTGAGCAAGTTTATCGATGAACATGCCACAAAGAAAAGCAGGACCAAGGAAGAGCTTTAA